A window from Bos mutus isolate GX-2022 chromosome 1, NWIPB_WYAK_1.1, whole genome shotgun sequence encodes these proteins:
- the KRTAP27-1 gene encoding LOW QUALITY PROTEIN: keratin-associated protein 27-1 (The sequence of the model RefSeq protein was modified relative to this genomic sequence to represent the inferred CDS: substituted 1 base at 1 genomic stop codon): MTQRPIHSLKNFYNVPPLSAIIHESNVINFEDGFFLPSSCYSRTWLLDSFPETCRETTSCIVPEGERELHTEESCVQNVCLSRVVQTTCSNSRPCENTACQSRSSLAVLECVSQPCQSGSSQQMCSVVQSCQPVSNMAKSCAPKTCVSKSCQTLECDCSQCQAQSLESSSCSSLVYVTPGSQLLETSSNTYEPTCCVTGGLXLPSE, translated from the coding sequence ATGACCCAGAGACCTATCCACTCACTCAAGAACTTCTACAATGTCCCACCTCTCTCTGCCATCATACATGAATCGAATGTTATAAACTTTGAAGATGGATTCTTTTTACCCAGCAGTTGCTACAGCAGGACCTGGCTCCTGGACAGCTTTCCAGAAACCTGCAGGGAAACCACCAGCTGCATAGTACCCGAAGGTGAACGGGAATTACACACAGAGGAGAGCTGTGTGCAAAACGTCTGTCTTTCCAGAGTCGTCCAAACAACTTGTTCTAATTCCAGGCCCTGTGAAAACACAGCATGCCAGTCAAGAAGTTCCTTGGCAGTGTTGGAGTGTGTTTCTCAGCCTTGCCAGTCAGGAAGTAGCCAGCAAATGTGTTCTGTAGTCCAGAGTTGCCAACCTGTGAGCAACATGGCAAAGTCATGTGCACCCAAGACTTGTGTGTCTAAGAGTTGCCAGACTCTGGAATGTGACTGTAGCCAGTGCCAAGCTCAAAGCCTTGAATCCAGTTCCTGCAGTTCTTTGGTCTATGTCACACCAGGGTCACAGCTCCTGGAAACTTCTTCTAACACTTATGAGCCAACTTGCTGTGTTACTGGTGGTTTGTAATTGCCTAGTGAGTGA